The proteins below come from a single Roseiflexus sp. RS-1 genomic window:
- the scpA gene encoding methylmalonyl-CoA mutase has product MKTPDFTTLPYRDGAAAPDREQWRERAEREAGRPLDTLVWRTMEQLDIRPLYTAEDIAGLEHLRFTAGIPPYLRGPYPTMYVTQPWTIRQYAGFSTAEASNAFYRRNLAAGQKGLSVAFDLATHRGYDSDHPRVVGDVGKAGVAIDSVLDMKILFDGIPLDQMSVSMTMNGAVIPIMAFYIVAAEEQGVRQDQLTGTIQNDILKEYMVRNTYIYPPEPSMRIIADIFAYTAKHMPKFNSISISGYHMQEAGATADLELAYTLADGLEYVRAGLKAGLSIDAFAPRISFFWAIGMNYFMEIAKMRAARMLWAKIIRQFDPKDPKSMALRTHCQTSGWSLTEQDPFNNVARTCIEAMAAALGHTQSLHTNSLDEAIALPTDFSARIARNTQLYLQEETGICKIIDPWGGSYYLEYLTDALARRAWMHIQEVEELGGMAKAIEAGLPKLRIEEAAARRQAHIDSGRETIVGVNKYRLPYEAPIEILEVDNTAVRLAQIERLKKLRAERDESRTQAALDALTRVAATGEGNLLEAAVEAARARATLGEISMAMEKVFGRYKATIRSVSGVYSSEFSDVEQIHHVRALADAFAAREGRRPRILVAKIGQDGHDRGAKVVATAFADLGFDVDIGSLFQTPEEVARQAVENDVHVVGVSSLAAGHKTLLPQLVEELRKLGREDIMVVIGGIIPAQDYDFLRAHGAAMIFGPGTIIPVAAEKLLHELERRLHGDGVETGPTVQTRDAA; this is encoded by the coding sequence GTGAAAACCCCGGATTTTACGACGCTTCCCTACCGTGACGGCGCTGCTGCACCGGATCGTGAGCAGTGGCGCGAACGCGCCGAACGTGAGGCGGGACGACCGCTTGACACGCTCGTCTGGCGCACGATGGAACAACTCGATATTCGTCCGCTCTACACGGCGGAAGATATTGCGGGTCTTGAGCATTTGCGCTTTACCGCTGGCATTCCGCCTTACCTGCGCGGTCCGTATCCGACCATGTATGTAACCCAACCCTGGACGATCCGCCAGTACGCCGGCTTCTCGACGGCGGAAGCCAGCAATGCGTTCTACCGGCGCAACCTGGCGGCAGGGCAGAAAGGGTTGTCGGTTGCGTTCGATCTGGCGACCCACCGCGGCTACGACTCTGACCATCCCCGCGTCGTTGGCGACGTGGGCAAGGCGGGGGTAGCGATCGACTCGGTGCTCGATATGAAAATCCTGTTCGACGGCATCCCGCTCGATCAGATGTCGGTGTCGATGACGATGAACGGCGCCGTCATCCCGATCATGGCGTTCTACATCGTCGCTGCCGAAGAACAGGGGGTGCGCCAGGATCAGTTGACCGGCACGATCCAGAACGATATTCTCAAAGAGTACATGGTGCGCAACACGTACATTTACCCGCCTGAACCGTCGATGCGCATCATTGCTGATATTTTCGCCTACACGGCGAAGCACATGCCGAAGTTCAACAGTATCAGCATTTCCGGCTACCATATGCAGGAAGCCGGTGCGACCGCCGACCTCGAACTGGCGTATACCCTGGCGGACGGTCTGGAGTATGTGCGCGCCGGGTTGAAGGCGGGTCTTTCCATCGATGCGTTTGCGCCGCGCATTTCGTTTTTCTGGGCGATCGGGATGAACTACTTCATGGAGATCGCCAAGATGCGAGCCGCACGGATGCTGTGGGCAAAGATTATCAGGCAGTTCGACCCCAAAGATCCGAAGTCGATGGCGTTGCGCACGCACTGCCAGACATCGGGCTGGAGTCTGACCGAGCAGGATCCGTTCAACAACGTGGCGCGCACGTGTATCGAGGCGATGGCTGCCGCGCTGGGGCACACGCAGTCGCTCCACACGAATTCGCTGGACGAGGCGATTGCCCTGCCGACCGACTTCTCGGCGCGGATTGCGCGCAATACGCAACTGTACCTGCAAGAAGAAACCGGCATCTGCAAGATCATCGATCCGTGGGGCGGGTCGTACTATCTGGAGTATCTGACCGATGCGCTGGCGCGGCGCGCCTGGATGCACATCCAGGAAGTCGAGGAACTGGGCGGCATGGCGAAGGCGATCGAAGCCGGGTTGCCGAAACTCCGCATCGAAGAAGCCGCTGCGCGTCGTCAGGCGCATATCGACTCTGGGCGTGAGACGATTGTCGGGGTCAATAAGTATCGTCTGCCCTACGAGGCGCCGATTGAAATCCTGGAGGTTGACAATACTGCCGTGCGCCTGGCGCAGATCGAGCGATTGAAGAAACTGCGCGCCGAGCGGGACGAGTCGCGCACGCAGGCGGCGCTCGATGCGCTGACTCGCGTGGCTGCCACCGGTGAGGGCAATCTGCTGGAAGCAGCGGTTGAAGCGGCGCGGGCGCGCGCGACGCTGGGAGAGATTTCGATGGCAATGGAAAAAGTTTTCGGGCGCTACAAAGCGACCATCCGCTCGGTTTCGGGCGTCTACAGCAGCGAATTCAGCGATGTCGAGCAGATCCACCACGTGCGCGCGCTGGCGGATGCGTTCGCAGCACGGGAAGGTCGTCGTCCGCGCATTCTGGTCGCCAAGATCGGGCAGGACGGGCATGATCGCGGCGCAAAAGTGGTAGCGACCGCCTTCGCCGATCTCGGATTCGACGTGGACATCGGATCGCTCTTCCAGACGCCGGAAGAGGTGGCGCGTCAGGCGGTCGAGAACGATGTGCACGTGGTGGGCGTCAGTTCGCTGGCTGCCGGGCACAAGACGTTACTGCCACAACTGGTTGAGGAATTGCGCAAACTCGGACGTGAGGACATTATGGTGGTGATCGGCGGTATCATTCCGGCGCAGGATTACGATTTTCTACGCGCACATGGCGCAGCGATGATCTTCGGTCCCGGCACGATTATCCCGGTCGCTGCCGAGAAACTCTTGCACGAGTTGGAACGGCGACTGCACGGTGATGGCGTCGAGACCGGTCCGACAGTTCAGACGCGAGACGCAGCATGA
- the meaB gene encoding methylmalonyl Co-A mutase-associated GTPase MeaB — protein MSNGQHSASSEEMPFALSVVEGVTGGHDGLPGQQVSAPAAPPPRRRLLTVEEYVTGVRSGDRSILARAITLIESNAPAHMALAQEVLRELLPYTGGALRVGITGVPGVGKSTFIEALGTMLCDRGHRVAVLAVDPSSSISRGSILGDKTRMERLARHPNAYIRPSPTGGSLGGVARKSRETLLVCEAAGFDIILVETVGVGQSEIAVRGMVDFFLLLMLAGAGDELQGIKKGIIELADALLITKADGDNRTRALAAQAEYTHALRYLTPATEGWRPRAYICSAQTGEGIAEIWREIERFRDETTASGVFAARRRDQARDWVYTLIEDHLRTRFFGHPVVQERLPAIEKAVVEGTLPVTTAVQDLIRAFESALQGEEQG, from the coding sequence ATGAGCAACGGTCAACACTCTGCTTCCTCTGAGGAGATGCCTTTTGCGCTTTCGGTGGTGGAAGGGGTGACCGGTGGACACGACGGGTTGCCAGGTCAGCAGGTGAGCGCGCCGGCAGCGCCGCCGCCCCGTCGTCGCCTGCTCACGGTCGAGGAATATGTTACCGGTGTGCGTAGCGGCGACCGCTCGATCCTGGCGCGCGCAATTACGCTGATCGAGAGCAATGCCCCGGCGCACATGGCGCTGGCGCAGGAGGTGCTCCGTGAACTGCTGCCGTACACTGGCGGCGCACTGCGCGTGGGCATCACCGGTGTGCCTGGCGTTGGCAAGAGCACCTTCATCGAGGCGCTCGGCACAATGCTCTGTGACCGCGGGCATCGCGTGGCGGTGCTGGCGGTCGATCCGTCGAGCAGTATCTCGCGCGGCAGCATCCTCGGCGACAAAACGCGCATGGAGCGCCTGGCGCGCCACCCGAACGCCTACATCCGTCCCTCGCCGACAGGTGGCAGTCTGGGCGGGGTGGCGCGCAAGAGTCGGGAAACACTCCTCGTCTGCGAGGCTGCCGGGTTCGACATCATCCTGGTCGAGACGGTCGGCGTCGGTCAGAGCGAAATCGCAGTGCGCGGGATGGTCGATTTCTTTCTGCTCCTCATGCTGGCAGGCGCTGGCGATGAATTGCAGGGGATCAAGAAGGGAATTATCGAACTGGCAGATGCGCTGCTGATCACCAAAGCCGACGGCGACAACCGCACGCGCGCGCTGGCGGCGCAGGCGGAGTACACACATGCCTTGCGCTACCTGACGCCTGCCACGGAGGGGTGGCGTCCGCGCGCCTATATCTGCTCGGCGCAGACCGGCGAAGGGATCGCGGAAATCTGGCGAGAGATCGAACGCTTCCGCGACGAAACAACGGCATCGGGCGTGTTCGCTGCGCGACGGCGCGATCAGGCGCGCGATTGGGTCTACACCCTGATCGAAGATCACCTGCGCACCCGCTTCTTCGGGCATCCGGTCGTGCAGGAGCGATTGCCCGCCATCGAGAAGGCGGTCGTCGAAGGGACGCTGCCGGTGACGACCGCAGTGCAGGACCTGATCCGGGCGTTTGAGAGCGCGTTGCAGGGGGAGGAACAAGGGTGA
- a CDS encoding nucleotidyltransferase family protein, whose product MDAAMKKEEVIRRLTDHRQELAQFGIKSLALFGSVVRDEARPTSDVDLLVEFEGQATFDRYMNLKFYLEQVLGCRVDLVTRKALKPRLRPVVEAEALYVT is encoded by the coding sequence ATGGATGCTGCAATGAAAAAAGAAGAGGTCATTCGACGGTTAACCGATCACCGGCAGGAACTTGCTCAATTCGGCATCAAATCTCTGGCGCTTTTTGGCTCGGTGGTCAGGGATGAAGCCCGACCGACCAGCGATGTAGACCTCCTGGTGGAATTTGAAGGCCAGGCAACGTTTGACCGATACATGAATCTTAAGTTTTATCTGGAGCAGGTATTGGGCTGCCGGGTAGACCTGGTCACGCGCAAAGCCCTCAAGCCACGCCTGCGCCCGGTGGTGGAAGCGGAAGCGCTGTATGTCACGTGA
- a CDS encoding HepT-like ribonuclease domain-containing protein, translating into MSRDPRLYLDDIRESCEKIVRYSQGLDLNQFVQDEKTFDAIVRNLEIIGEAAKRIPPQMRARYPDVEWNKIAGLRDIVAHEYFGLDEDILWDVVQNRIPVLLDRTRQILAAEGG; encoded by the coding sequence ATGTCACGTGACCCGCGACTGTACCTGGATGACATTCGCGAATCCTGCGAAAAGATCGTGCGCTATTCCCAGGGGTTGGACCTGAACCAGTTTGTGCAGGACGAAAAGACCTTCGATGCCATTGTACGCAATCTGGAGATCATCGGAGAAGCAGCGAAGCGCATTCCGCCCCAGATGCGAGCACGCTATCCCGATGTAGAATGGAATAAGATCGCTGGCTTGCGCGACATCGTAGCCCACGAATATTTTGGTCTGGACGAAGATATCTTGTGGGATGTAGTTCAGAATCGGATTCCTGTACTTCTTGATCGGACCCGGCAGATTCTGGCTGCGGAAGGCGGATGA
- a CDS encoding DUF2283 domain-containing protein has translation MSIDSIQTNAEGIAADYDQEGRLAGIEILDALKRFGDPNILRRIVLEDIGLIRA, from the coding sequence GTGAGCATCGATTCTATCCAAACAAATGCAGAAGGAATTGCTGCTGATTATGACCAGGAAGGTCGATTGGCAGGCATCGAGATTCTCGATGCGCTCAAACGCTTCGGTGACCCAAATATCCTGCGACGTATTGTTCTGGAAGATATAGGACTGATTCGAGCTTAG
- a CDS encoding maleylpyruvate isomerase N-terminal domain-containing protein: MSPSMKRHILAALREQFEQWDTVLARLSDGESAAPLPSSSWTIKDVVAHLWAWQQRTIARMEAALADREPVFPQWSTDIDLATEDGVDRLNARIYATHRDHSWSSVYRQWREGFLHLLDISERVNEQNLLDPSRYSWLDGRPLALILLTTYDHHQEHGEALGIGYS; this comes from the coding sequence ATGTCGCCATCGATGAAACGCCACATCCTGGCGGCGCTGCGAGAGCAGTTTGAGCAGTGGGATACAGTGCTCGCGCGCTTGAGCGATGGGGAGTCCGCCGCCCCGCTCCCCTCATCGTCCTGGACGATAAAAGATGTCGTTGCCCATCTGTGGGCATGGCAGCAACGCACGATTGCCCGCATGGAAGCCGCACTCGCCGACCGTGAACCGGTCTTTCCCCAATGGTCGACGGACATCGATCTTGCGACTGAGGACGGTGTGGATCGGCTCAATGCCCGCATCTACGCAACTCACCGCGATCACTCATGGTCATCGGTATACCGGCAGTGGCGTGAAGGATTCCTTCATCTGCTCGACATAAGTGAACGGGTCAATGAACAGAACCTGCTCGACCCTTCACGATACTCCTGGCTCGACGGGCGGCCGCTGGCGTTGATCCTCCTGACGACCTATGATCACCACCAGGAGCATGGCGAAGCGTTGGGCATCGGGTACAGTTGA
- a CDS encoding metal-dependent transcriptional regulator encodes MSESVEMYLVMTALLRSAPDQPVPLSLLANKLGVSQVSANEMCHRLEERGLLAYQPYKGVTLTPDGEEWAQRILSRRRLWVIFLVENLGIDPEEADDLACQLEHITSDRLVAALKAFLERAPNARAPLEPVSSSASLRPLTACTAGTRGVIAAVDVEPAAATFLARQGIAPGADAEVLAVGADHAVLLQIGTQQVALAPSLANRITLDDNAALHAARHAAWQRCSAFWSCVRGEPHVCPINDSLESSPSIPATP; translated from the coding sequence GTGAGCGAAAGCGTCGAAATGTACCTGGTCATGACTGCGCTCCTGCGCAGTGCGCCAGATCAACCGGTGCCGCTGTCGTTGCTGGCGAACAAACTTGGCGTCTCACAGGTATCAGCGAATGAAATGTGCCACCGGTTGGAAGAGCGGGGGTTGCTGGCGTACCAGCCCTACAAGGGTGTGACGCTCACGCCGGATGGCGAGGAGTGGGCGCAACGCATTCTCTCGCGCCGTCGGCTATGGGTCATCTTTCTGGTCGAGAATCTGGGCATCGATCCAGAAGAAGCTGATGATCTGGCATGCCAGCTCGAACACATCACTTCGGATCGTCTGGTTGCGGCGCTCAAAGCCTTTCTGGAGCGCGCCCCCAATGCGCGTGCGCCACTCGAACCGGTGTCTTCTTCTGCTTCGCTACGACCGCTCACCGCCTGCACCGCAGGGACGCGCGGCGTTATTGCGGCTGTCGACGTTGAACCGGCAGCGGCGACATTCCTGGCACGGCAGGGAATTGCGCCAGGCGCCGATGCCGAAGTGCTGGCGGTTGGCGCCGATCACGCAGTGTTGCTCCAGATCGGGACACAACAGGTTGCGCTGGCGCCGTCGCTTGCCAATCGCATTACGCTTGATGACAACGCAGCGCTGCACGCTGCACGCCACGCCGCCTGGCAACGTTGCAGCGCCTTCTGGTCGTGCGTGCGCGGCGAACCGCATGTGTGCCCGATAAACGATTCGCTGGAATCGTCCCCCTCGATACCGGCGACGCCGTGA
- a CDS encoding FeoA family protein — MSDGTSVTLDQLPRGRSAIIVRIGGDRALRRRLLDMGLVHGETVTLTGLAPLGDPLELTVKGYHLSLRKSDARCIQVEPINATA; from the coding sequence ATGTCCGATGGAACTTCTGTGACCCTCGACCAGCTTCCCCGTGGTCGCAGCGCAATCATTGTGCGCATTGGCGGCGACCGTGCGTTGCGGCGGCGATTGCTCGATATGGGGCTTGTTCACGGTGAAACGGTGACGTTGACAGGGCTGGCGCCGCTCGGCGATCCGCTCGAACTGACCGTCAAAGGGTATCATCTGTCGCTGCGGAAGAGCGACGCACGTTGTATTCAGGTGGAGCCGATCAATGCAACTGCATAA
- a CDS encoding FeoA family protein has translation MQLHNHSIPLMFVGQGVRARLVGINGSQRTAHRLAELGFIPGVEVSVVADSGSALMVAVGDTRMALGYPLAQALLVAVLEKGSSR, from the coding sequence ATGCAACTGCATAATCACTCTATTCCTCTGATGTTCGTCGGTCAGGGCGTGCGCGCGCGACTGGTCGGCATCAACGGCAGCCAGCGCACGGCGCATCGCCTGGCAGAACTTGGCTTCATTCCCGGTGTTGAAGTGTCGGTCGTCGCCGATAGCGGCAGCGCGTTAATGGTTGCCGTCGGCGATACGCGCATGGCGCTTGGGTATCCACTGGCGCAGGCATTGCTCGTCGCCGTCCTGGAGAAGGGGAGTTCTCGATGA
- a CDS encoding FeoB small GTPase domain-containing protein: protein MKDVIVALAGNPNVGKSTIFNALTGLRQHVGNWPGKTVERKEGQLALDGRVVTIVDLPGAYSLAARSLEEQIARDFIVRDCPDLVINVVDAANLERNLYLTTQLLETGARLLVALNMIDVAAARGMTLNPDALARGLGVPVVSLVASKNEGVAALKAAMTTLIEGLEVRQTVRKVA from the coding sequence ATGAAGGACGTGATCGTTGCGCTCGCCGGTAATCCGAATGTCGGCAAGAGCACCATCTTCAATGCGCTGACCGGTTTGCGGCAGCACGTCGGTAACTGGCCCGGCAAGACCGTCGAGCGGAAAGAGGGTCAACTGGCACTCGATGGGCGTGTGGTGACGATAGTTGATCTTCCCGGCGCGTATAGCCTGGCGGCGCGTTCGCTCGAAGAGCAGATCGCACGTGATTTCATCGTGCGCGACTGCCCCGATCTCGTGATCAATGTCGTGGATGCCGCCAATCTGGAGCGCAACCTGTATCTGACGACGCAACTGCTCGAAACCGGTGCGCGTCTTCTGGTCGCCCTGAATATGATCGATGTCGCGGCGGCGCGTGGGATGACACTCAACCCCGATGCCCTTGCCAGGGGATTGGGTGTGCCGGTTGTGTCGCTGGTCGCCAGCAAGAACGAAGGGGTGGCGGCGCTGAAAGCGGCAATGACGACGCTGATTGAAGGGCTGGAGGTTCGTCAGACGGTACGAAAGGTGGCATGA
- the feoB gene encoding ferrous iron transport protein B, giving the protein MMTTVEMFINQAPFRYPSPIETELNHLAELFAQTPALAVYPSRWLAIQALEGDESLLNDIRELGGPAVAAALDASLERLHAIYGDDLDVALVDQRYRFVHTIATQAVRRPVEAPVTLSDRIDRVVTHRWLGIPIFLAVMWVVFKLTTDVAAPFVDWLDGVLSGPVSRWTVALLAMVGADGGWVESLLVDGVIAGVGGVLAFVPVLLSLYFALALLEDSGYMARAAFVMDRLMRALGLHGKSFLPMIVGFGCSVPAIYATRTLDSRRDRILTGLLVPFMSCSARLPVYVLIAMVFFPASAGQVIFGLYLTGIVVAVGMGALLRQTLFRREPQAPFVLELPPYRMPTLRGVWRQMWERTSSFVRKAGTIILATSIVVWLLLAMPIGEGSFAETPVDQSAFAAVANAATPVFAPLGFGRWETSGALVTGLIAKEVVVGTLMQVYGGAVEEDGAPGDEPATLADDLSGIVNSFGAAVADALRALPGIVGINLVEAEEEPVAEGLAAAIRTGFAASSGGHSTLAALAFLVFVLLYTPCVAALAANRHEFGTPWMLVSLLGQFAIAWLAAFLVFQGGVLLGMQG; this is encoded by the coding sequence ATGATGACAACAGTCGAGATGTTTATCAATCAGGCGCCATTCCGTTATCCGTCGCCAATCGAGACGGAACTGAACCATCTGGCGGAACTGTTCGCGCAAACGCCTGCTCTGGCAGTGTATCCGTCGCGCTGGCTGGCGATCCAGGCGCTTGAAGGAGACGAGTCGCTGCTGAACGACATCCGTGAACTTGGCGGTCCTGCGGTTGCTGCGGCGCTGGATGCGAGCCTGGAACGACTGCACGCGATCTACGGCGATGATCTGGATGTTGCTCTTGTTGACCAGCGGTATCGTTTTGTCCACACAATCGCCACGCAGGCGGTGCGTCGTCCGGTTGAGGCGCCGGTGACTCTCTCCGATCGCATCGACCGTGTGGTGACGCATCGCTGGCTGGGCATCCCGATTTTCCTGGCGGTGATGTGGGTGGTGTTCAAGTTGACCACCGACGTTGCTGCGCCGTTTGTGGACTGGCTCGACGGTGTGTTGAGCGGTCCGGTCAGTCGCTGGACGGTTGCGCTGCTGGCGATGGTCGGCGCCGATGGCGGGTGGGTCGAGTCGCTGCTGGTCGATGGCGTCATCGCTGGCGTCGGTGGGGTGCTGGCATTCGTGCCGGTGCTGCTGTCGCTCTATTTTGCTCTCGCGCTGCTGGAAGACTCCGGGTACATGGCGCGCGCGGCGTTCGTGATGGACCGGTTGATGCGCGCGCTCGGTCTGCATGGCAAGAGTTTTCTGCCGATGATCGTCGGGTTTGGATGCTCGGTGCCGGCAATCTATGCTACCCGGACGCTCGATAGTCGTCGTGACCGGATACTGACCGGTCTGCTGGTTCCGTTTATGAGTTGCAGCGCGCGTCTGCCGGTGTATGTGCTGATTGCGATGGTCTTTTTCCCCGCCTCTGCAGGTCAGGTGATCTTCGGGTTGTATCTCACCGGCATTGTGGTGGCGGTTGGAATGGGCGCGTTGCTGCGGCAGACGCTGTTCCGCCGCGAGCCGCAGGCGCCGTTCGTTCTGGAATTGCCGCCGTACCGGATGCCGACGTTGCGCGGCGTCTGGCGGCAGATGTGGGAGCGCACGTCGTCCTTTGTGCGCAAGGCGGGAACGATTATTCTGGCAACCAGTATCGTCGTCTGGTTGTTGCTCGCCATGCCGATCGGTGAGGGATCGTTCGCCGAAACGCCAGTCGATCAGAGCGCGTTTGCTGCCGTTGCGAACGCAGCAACGCCGGTGTTTGCGCCGCTTGGTTTTGGGCGCTGGGAAACGAGTGGCGCGCTGGTGACCGGTCTGATCGCCAAGGAAGTGGTTGTCGGCACGCTGATGCAGGTCTATGGCGGCGCTGTGGAGGAGGACGGCGCTCCAGGCGACGAACCGGCGACGCTCGCCGATGATCTGAGCGGCATCGTCAATAGTTTCGGTGCAGCTGTCGCCGATGCGCTGCGCGCCCTGCCGGGGATCGTCGGCATCAACCTGGTCGAGGCGGAGGAAGAACCTGTAGCGGAAGGACTGGCAGCCGCCATCCGAACCGGCTTCGCAGCGAGCAGCGGCGGCCACAGCACACTGGCGGCGCTGGCATTCCTGGTCTTCGTGCTGCTCTACACCCCGTGCGTCGCGGCGCTCGCGGCAAACCGGCACGAATTTGGCACACCCTGGATGCTGGTCAGTCTGCTGGGGCAGTTCGCCATCGCGTGGCTCGCGGCGTTCCTTGTGTTCCAGGGCGGGGTGCTGCTGGGGATGCAGGGGTGA
- a CDS encoding FeoC-like transcriptional regulator, with protein MLYQILEALEAANGPVSLDELSRQLQIEPGALEGMIAFWVRKGRLKDTAVSGCAGSRRGCTCGAYPKGCVFSTAGPRVIVLNDS; from the coding sequence ATGCTCTACCAGATTCTCGAAGCGCTTGAAGCGGCAAACGGTCCAGTGTCGCTCGATGAATTGAGTCGGCAGTTGCAGATCGAACCGGGCGCGCTCGAAGGCATGATCGCATTCTGGGTGCGCAAGGGTCGTCTGAAGGATACTGCGGTCAGCGGATGCGCTGGCAGCAGGCGCGGGTGCACCTGCGGCGCATATCCGAAGGGTTGCGTCTTCAGCACTGCCGGTCCGCGCGTCATTGTGCTGAACGACTCGTGA
- the cobO gene encoding cob(I)yrinic acid a,c-diamide adenosyltransferase, translating into MTSEEHLSQQTPEAANDASNGDEQTDTSTGAAQSPGSTPEAQERREAARANRVQKGLVIVNTGNGKGKTTAALGILLRAWGRDMRVGGIQFLKHENANYGELRALKRMGIELTPMGDGFTWTSRDLDETQAKAVHGWETAKARIVSGAYDIFLLDEFTYVLNYGWVDTTDVIDWLRQHKPPMLHLIITGRNAPQALIDFADLVTEMREVKHPFRDQGIRAQKGVEY; encoded by the coding sequence ATGACTTCTGAAGAACACCTGAGTCAGCAGACCCCAGAAGCTGCAAACGATGCTTCGAACGGTGATGAGCAGACCGACACATCAACCGGCGCGGCGCAGAGTCCCGGCTCAACGCCCGAAGCACAGGAGCGGCGAGAGGCTGCGCGCGCCAATCGTGTGCAGAAGGGGCTGGTCATTGTCAATACCGGGAATGGCAAGGGAAAAACAACCGCAGCGCTGGGCATCCTGCTGCGCGCGTGGGGCCGCGATATGCGCGTGGGAGGAATTCAGTTCTTGAAGCACGAAAACGCGAACTATGGCGAACTGCGCGCACTGAAGCGCATGGGGATCGAACTGACGCCAATGGGAGACGGCTTCACCTGGACGAGCCGTGATCTCGATGAAACCCAGGCAAAGGCGGTCCATGGCTGGGAAACAGCAAAAGCGCGGATCGTCAGCGGTGCGTATGACATTTTCCTGCTGGACGAATTCACGTATGTGCTGAACTACGGTTGGGTTGATACGACCGACGTGATCGACTGGTTGCGTCAGCACAAGCCGCCGATGCTCCACCTGATCATCACCGGGCGGAACGCGCCGCAGGCGCTGATCGATTTTGCCGATCTGGTGACAGAGATGCGCGAGGTGAAGCATCCGTTCCGTGATCAGGGCATCCGGGCGCAAAAGGGCGTGGAGTACTGA